The Nymphaea colorata isolate Beijing-Zhang1983 chromosome 5, ASM883128v2, whole genome shotgun sequence DNA segment CGATGATCAGCAGATCCGCGGCTTCAGGTCGGGGGTCGGAAGAGAGAAGGCCGCCGGCGGGAAGGCTGCAATAGTCCAGCCGAAGGCACAGGAAAACGTATTGATGGTCGATCTCGGTGCTTTCCGGAGAGACTGTTACACGGGTTCGCCGGCGGAGGGGCAGATAGCCGATGACGAAGATGATGCTCCGGGAAGGTGCCATTTCACGGCCGAGGAGTTGATGAAGAGGGAAATGGAAAGGAATAGGTTGTTTTGGGAAGCTTGCCTAGCAAAATGGTGACGGTGATTGTGTTTCAGGATTAATGgtgattttatttttgcagaaaatagtacttttttttaattttctgtaaATATAGCACGTTTGATTTCGTGGGTAAATTtaatctctgtttttctttttcagtcaGTTTAACTATTgttaaaattattattattttttaatttctttatagATTCGCTTCTGTCGGTCGCTTTTGTGAATAGTTGCCTTATTATAAAGAATGTGAGTTTTGATTAAGTTGTTTGACAGGAAATTGAAAATGAGACGACTTTTACGTCCTTTAGGGCGATCTGGCGTTCTGGTGGATTTGAAAACTCGGGATCTCTCGTCCCTTCCGTTAAATCCACAGATTTTGACTATAAcctggatttgaaatctacgGTTTATCGACAAGACAATTTGTATGTCTTTTAGGAGTCGTTTGATGGATTGaaaaatagatttgaaaaaaaaaaacttttgaaaatcagttttttaaataaaaaatagaaaaaaaaccttttcgattctgaaaaataaatgtttaaaaaaattgttttttagtcaagaaacatattttcaaaaatcttttatttccaaaaaaaatctttccttCTTGCTGAGCTTGGCCAGGAGAAAGCGGTAGTTGGCAGGAAGCTTCGAGTCCCAGACGAAGTCGGCTGAGGCGGTGTTGCTGAAGGATCGATTGAGAGGGGCGAGCTTGCAGATCTGCGGGGGCTGAGGTACATGAATACGGCGGCGACCCAGCTCTCCGGGATGTCCCTCAGTCCCGGCTTCAGTGGCTCTCCGTTGTCGTCCGTCACGCTCGTCTGGTTCGCACCCATTAACCAATCCCGCCCTCAACCCCAATTATCAATAAGACGACGACCACGAGGCACGACAAGGAGAAGAAGCACTACCTGttcgtttcttcttcttccctcagGAAGCCCCAAACCCTCTTTCGCCTTTCACCGCCATCACCAGCAATTCTTTCTTCTTGCTTCGCGATGATGGTCTTCTCTTCTCCAAATCTGGGGTACGAGGAAGCCTTACTTTTCTTACAAGGTAATGCAGGAAATTCCAGTAAGAATCAAGGGAACGGAACAGACAAGTTCATCATCTTTCATGATGAATGAGTAGAGGAAGACGAGGGGACGCGATGAGtgcgtgccctaacgggcaaaaaagaaaaaccctgAAAAATCTTTTCACCGTGATGTTTTTCgaaatattttttagaaatcTTTTTAATGGTCAAAAAACTTTTTTCacgaaatgttt contains these protein-coding regions:
- the LOC116253977 gene encoding uncharacterized protein LOC116253977 — encoded protein: MGSSGYSFYGCEVSEDSQSQPPLGKLTASEGPPIIFDDDAESCSGDLEHPTPWPEADEKRDDSADDQQIRGFRSGVGREKAAGGKAAIVQPKAQENVLMVDLGAFRRDCYTGSPAEGQIADDEDDAPGRCHFTAEELMKREMERNRLFWEACLAKW